The Daucus carota subsp. sativus chromosome 9, DH1 v3.0, whole genome shotgun sequence genome window below encodes:
- the LOC108201506 gene encoding ribonuclease 3-like protein 2 encodes MEMLKNDDEDDCPEMLEAIKSVEQILNYKFKDQKLLEKALTHPSYTKSESYERLEIVGDAALGLAIINFAYLAYPHHDPGVLSIIRAANISTEKLARVAISSGFYKYVRHNSPSLDYKVKKFTELVQQEEGIKIYGGEMKAPKVLADIVESVVGAVYEDLCFDLKATWLVVGGLLEPIITPQMLQKKPQPVTQLFELCQKNGQQVDIKQSRENDKTTASIYIDNKLIVSASSDQKDNAKLHAATAALERTIQPTSKMDIRSSFSENGKIGTAKRKLEQFSLKKKWAKPTYRLVREEGPNHAKTYVCSVSLKVGDYLFCQEGEVKSRRKDAEGSAALAMLLGLHDKDLL; translated from the exons ATGGAAATGCTCAAAAATGACGACGAAGATGATTGCCCAGAAATGCTTGAGGCGATCAAGTCAGTTGAGCAAATCTTGAATTACAAATTTAAAGACCAAAAGTTACTAGAAAAGGCTTTGACACACCCTTCTTACACCAAATCAGAATCCTATGAACGCCTAGAGATAGTGGGGGATGCTGCTCTGGGATTAGCAATCATTAATTTTGCTTACCTTGCTTATCCTCACCATGATCCGGGTGTTCTTTCGATTATTAGAGCAGCTAACATTAGCACCGAAAAGCTAGCTCGTGTTGCCATTAGCAGTGGTTTCTATAAGTATGTTCGCCacaattctccatctttggattatAAG GTTAAAAAGTTTACTGAACTTGTACAACAAGAAGAGGGTATTAAAATTTATGGAGGTGAAATGAAGGCACCTAAAGTTCTTGCCGACATCGTGGAATCTGTGGTTGGAGCAGTATATGAAGACCTTTGTTTTGATTTAAAGGCTACTTGGCTG GTTGTTGGAGGACTACTTGAACCTATCATCACTCCTCAAATGCTACAAAAAAAACCTCAACCGGTGACACAGTTGTTTGAGTTGTGCCAGAAAAACGGACAACAAGTTGATATCAAGCAGTCCAGAGAAAATGATAAGACTACtgctagtatatatatagataacaaGTTAATTGTTTCTGCATCTTCTGATCAAAAAGATAACGCTAAACTTCATGCTGCTACTGCTGCTCTAGAGAGAACAATACAACCCACTAGCAAAATGGATATAAGAAGTAGTTTTTCTGAAAATGGTAAGATCGGAACTGCCAAACGAAAGCTGGAGCAATTTAGTCTCAAGAAAAAATGGGCAAAACCAACTTACAG ACTGGTGAGAGAGGAAGGTCCCAATCATGCTAAGACATATGTTTGCTCGGTTAGTTTAAAAGTTGGTGATTACTTATTTTGCCAAGAGGGAGAGGTTAAGTCGAGGCGCAAGGATGCAGAGGGTTCTGCTGCGCTAGCCATGCTTCTCGGCTTACATGACAAAGACTTATTATGA
- the LOC108202068 gene encoding gibberellin 2-beta-dioxygenase 8 codes for MSICAIVITFLRTHSCHFFVLSLLVRPYILNKCRECFIFMNMVDSSPNPPLLASYAQLARRSGEALGEFCQKNEIVMEECELPLIDLGGLRNGNEAEKLACVSAICKASSEWGFFQVVNHGISLELLRKMRTEQMKLFESSFEQKYSCGLLNKSYRWGNQTATTTKQLSWSEAFHVPLSKISEEACCGEFKSLRQVMGTYAGEMQKLARMLARVLVTNMGEEREEVYNICDESTCFLRLNRYPVCPVASDVFGLVPHTDSDFLTILHQDEVGGLQLMKDSKWVAVKPNQDALIVNIGDLFQAWSNDVYKSVEHKVMVNTKVERYSIAYFLCPSTDSVIGSCKEPSVYKKFTFGEYRSQIQQDVKKTGHKIGLPRFLNCDQSLNYCTL; via the exons ATGTCAATCTGTGCTATCGTTATAACTTTTCTCCGTACACATTCGTGCCATTTCTTTGTTTTATCCTTGTTGGTAAGaccatatattttaaataagtgTAGAGAGTGTTTTATATTCATGAATATGGTTGATTCGAGCCCAAACCCTCCTCTCCTTGCAAGCTATGCACAGCTTGCACGTCGCTCTGGTGAGGCCTTGGGTGAATTCTGCCAGAAAAATGAGATAGTGATGGAGGAATGTGAGTTGCCTTTGATTGATCTTGGTGGTCTAAGAAATGGGAATGAAGCGGAGAAGCTTGCATGCGTTTCTGCAATATGTAAAGCTTCATCAGAATGGGGGTTTTTCCAAGTAGTGAACCATGGTATAAGCCTTGAGTTGCTTCGGAAAATGAGGACAGAACAAATGAAGCTGTTTGAGTCATCTTTTGAACAGAAGTATAGTTGCGGCCTGCTCAACAAATCATATAGATGGGGCAATCAGACTGCTACTACTACGAAACAACTATCGTGGTCTGAGGCTTTCCATGTTCCCCTTAGCAAGATTTCGGAAGAAGCTTGTTGTGGAGAATTTAAGTCCTTAAG GCAAGTGATGGGAACATATGCAGGCGAGATGCAAAAGTTGGCCAGAATGCTAGCAAGAGTACTTGTGACAAACATGGGAGAAGAAAGAGAAGAGGTGTATAACATTTGTGATGAAAGTACATGTTTTTTACGTCTGAATCGCTATCCAGTCTGTCCTGTAGCTTCTGATGTATTTGGTTTAGTCCCACACACCGATAGTGATTTTCTCACCATTCTTCATCAAGATGAAGTTGGAGggcttcaactgatgaaagacTCTAAATGGGTAGCTGTTAAGCCTAATCAAGATGCACTCATTGTCAACATTGGCGATCTTTTTCAG GCATGGAGCAACGATGTCTATAAAAGTGTAGAACATAAGGTGATGGTGAATACAAAGGTGGAAAGATACTCAATAGCCTACTTTCTGTGTCCATCCACTGACTCTGTAATTGGGAGCTGCAAAGAGCCTTCTGTTTACAAAAAATTTACTTTTGGAGAATACAGAAGTCAGATTCAGCAGGATGTTAAAAAGACTGGACATAAGATCGGTCTGCCAAGGTTTCTTAATTGTGATCAGTCACTTAATTATTGCACATTATGA
- the LOC108202321 gene encoding photosynthetic NDH subunit of lumenal location 3, chloroplastic, translating into MEFKGSAIRIRSCARELLSIRDDLMDDDESWDFFRRNLELKSTFLYCDLSKVISGAPHDQKKSLTKLGNRLFCLIEELDDAVKIQSISQAQNRFSDLALVLEEVVAMDLMPPPMDSDD; encoded by the exons ATGGAGTTCAAGGGCAGTGCTATTAGAATTCGAAGTTGTGCACGTGAATTGTTGTCCATACGTGATGACTTGATGGATGATGATGAATCATGGGATTTCTTCAGGAGAAATCTTGAGCTTAAATCAACATTCTTGTACTGTGACTTAAGCAAAGTGATATCGGGCGCTCCGCATGATCAGAAGAAATCTCTAACCAAACTGGGAAATAGATTATTTTGCTTGATCGAAGAG TTAGATGATGCGGTGAAAATACAGAGCATCTCGCAAGCACAAAACCGATTCAGTGACCTTGCTCTTGTGTTGGAAGAAGTGGTTGCTATGGATCTCATGCCTCCACCCATGGACTCGGATGATTGA
- the LOC108203123 gene encoding uncharacterized protein LOC108203123 isoform X4 translates to MILVWLLSGQLRSSTGWRKDLSSRYADEPSITRYIKIAATMREKTVRDVALRCRWMLRKRRKQDDYNVVKKVNDRKDKFTESSSKASTSSVPPLNLAGYSGTRKHQSGTGLMSHEASNGARILLEQNNEALGRISANLSTLQLQDNIDLFCRTRNNITAILNNMSNMPGIMSRMPALPLSINNELANSILPGSSKTPMLGLPNEICLKQESR, encoded by the exons ATGATACTGGTTTGGCTGTTGAGTGGTCAGCTGAGGAGCAGTACAGGTTGGAGGAAGGACTTGTCAAGTAG ATATGCTGATGAGCCAAGCATCACGAGGTATATTAAAATTGCAGCTACGATGCGCGAAAAAACTGTACGTGATGTTGCTCTGAGGTGTAGATGGATGTTG AGAAAGCGAAGGAAACAGGATGACTATAATGTTGTGAAGAAAGTGAACGATAGGAAG GATAAATTTACAGAATCATCATCGAAGGCAAGCACATCTTCAGTTCCACCACTAAATTTGGCTGGATATTCCGGTACGAGAAAACATCAAAGTGGAACTGGTCTCATGTCTCATGAAG CCTCAAACGGTGCAAGAATTCTTTTGGAACAGAACAATGAAGCTCTTGGGCGTATATCAGCCAATCTCTCTACACTCCAG TTGCAGGATAACATTGATCTCTTCTGTCGCACGAGGAACAATATTACTGCTATCTTAAACAA CATGAGCAACATGCCGGGCATAATGAGCCGGATGCCTGCCCTGCCTCTATCCATAAATAACGAACTTGCAAATAGTATCTTGCCCGGTTCAAGTAAG ACACCTATGCTTGGACTGCCAAACGAGATCTGCCTAAAGCAGGAGTCAAGATGA
- the LOC108203123 gene encoding uncharacterized protein LOC108203123 isoform X3, producing the protein MILVWLLSGQLRSSTGWRKDLSSRYADEPSITRYIKIAATMREKTVRDVALRCRWMLVSSSHTEMRKRRKQDDYNVVKKVNDRKDKFTESSSKASTSSVPPLNLAGYSGTRKHQSGTGLMSHEASNGARILLEQNNEALGRISANLSTLQLQDNIDLFCRTRNNITAILNNMSNMPGIMSRMPALPLSINNELANSILPGSSKTPMLGLPNEICLKQESR; encoded by the exons ATGATACTGGTTTGGCTGTTGAGTGGTCAGCTGAGGAGCAGTACAGGTTGGAGGAAGGACTTGTCAAGTAG ATATGCTGATGAGCCAAGCATCACGAGGTATATTAAAATTGCAGCTACGATGCGCGAAAAAACTGTACGTGATGTTGCTCTGAGGTGTAGATGGATGTTGGTGAGCTCCTCACATACTGAAATG AGAAAGCGAAGGAAACAGGATGACTATAATGTTGTGAAGAAAGTGAACGATAGGAAG GATAAATTTACAGAATCATCATCGAAGGCAAGCACATCTTCAGTTCCACCACTAAATTTGGCTGGATATTCCGGTACGAGAAAACATCAAAGTGGAACTGGTCTCATGTCTCATGAAG CCTCAAACGGTGCAAGAATTCTTTTGGAACAGAACAATGAAGCTCTTGGGCGTATATCAGCCAATCTCTCTACACTCCAG TTGCAGGATAACATTGATCTCTTCTGTCGCACGAGGAACAATATTACTGCTATCTTAAACAA CATGAGCAACATGCCGGGCATAATGAGCCGGATGCCTGCCCTGCCTCTATCCATAAATAACGAACTTGCAAATAGTATCTTGCCCGGTTCAAGTAAG ACACCTATGCTTGGACTGCCAAACGAGATCTGCCTAAAGCAGGAGTCAAGATGA
- the LOC108203123 gene encoding uncharacterized protein LOC108203123 isoform X1 gives MASQSNTSFHHEQTFGSAVNQHAISFQSSAMDSTSQMIMMGNFYGTNSSGGMMFSGDPIRNPSVTQATNSSGSLLIDSVPGLQHDTGLAVEWSAEEQYRLEEGLVKYADEPSITRYIKIAATMREKTVRDVALRCRWMLVSSSHTEMRKRRKQDDYNVVKKVNDRKDKFTESSSKASTSSVPPLNLAGYSGTRKHQSGTGLMSHEASNGARILLEQNNEALGRISANLSTLQLQDNIDLFCRTRNNITAILNNMSNMPGIMSRMPALPLSINNELANSILPGSSKTPMLGLPNEICLKQESR, from the exons ATGGCATCACAATCGAACACTAGCTTTCACCATGAGCAGACTTTTGGCTCAGCTGTAAATCAACATGCTATCTCATTTCAATCAAGTGCCATGGACAGCACATCTCAGATGATTATGATGGGGAATTTCTATGGCACAAACAGTAGTGGAGGCATGATGTTTTCAGGGGATCCCATAAGAAACCCAAGTGTAACTCAAGCGACAAACTCTTCTGGTTCCCTTTTGATTGATTCGGTCCCAGGCCTCCAGCATGATACTGGTTTGGCTGTTGAGTGGTCAGCTGAGGAGCAGTACAGGTTGGAGGAAGGACTTGTCAA ATATGCTGATGAGCCAAGCATCACGAGGTATATTAAAATTGCAGCTACGATGCGCGAAAAAACTGTACGTGATGTTGCTCTGAGGTGTAGATGGATGTTGGTGAGCTCCTCACATACTGAAATG AGAAAGCGAAGGAAACAGGATGACTATAATGTTGTGAAGAAAGTGAACGATAGGAAG GATAAATTTACAGAATCATCATCGAAGGCAAGCACATCTTCAGTTCCACCACTAAATTTGGCTGGATATTCCGGTACGAGAAAACATCAAAGTGGAACTGGTCTCATGTCTCATGAAG CCTCAAACGGTGCAAGAATTCTTTTGGAACAGAACAATGAAGCTCTTGGGCGTATATCAGCCAATCTCTCTACACTCCAG TTGCAGGATAACATTGATCTCTTCTGTCGCACGAGGAACAATATTACTGCTATCTTAAACAA CATGAGCAACATGCCGGGCATAATGAGCCGGATGCCTGCCCTGCCTCTATCCATAAATAACGAACTTGCAAATAGTATCTTGCCCGGTTCAAGTAAG ACACCTATGCTTGGACTGCCAAACGAGATCTGCCTAAAGCAGGAGTCAAGATGA
- the LOC108203123 gene encoding uncharacterized protein LOC108203123 isoform X2, with the protein MASQSNTSFHHEQTFGSAVNQHAISFQSSAMDSTSQMIMMGNFYGTNSSGGMMFSGDPIRNPSVTQATNSSGSLLIDSVPGLQHDTGLAVEWSAEEQYRLEEGLVKYADEPSITRYIKIAATMREKTVRDVALRCRWMLRKRRKQDDYNVVKKVNDRKDKFTESSSKASTSSVPPLNLAGYSGTRKHQSGTGLMSHEASNGARILLEQNNEALGRISANLSTLQLQDNIDLFCRTRNNITAILNNMSNMPGIMSRMPALPLSINNELANSILPGSSKTPMLGLPNEICLKQESR; encoded by the exons ATGGCATCACAATCGAACACTAGCTTTCACCATGAGCAGACTTTTGGCTCAGCTGTAAATCAACATGCTATCTCATTTCAATCAAGTGCCATGGACAGCACATCTCAGATGATTATGATGGGGAATTTCTATGGCACAAACAGTAGTGGAGGCATGATGTTTTCAGGGGATCCCATAAGAAACCCAAGTGTAACTCAAGCGACAAACTCTTCTGGTTCCCTTTTGATTGATTCGGTCCCAGGCCTCCAGCATGATACTGGTTTGGCTGTTGAGTGGTCAGCTGAGGAGCAGTACAGGTTGGAGGAAGGACTTGTCAA ATATGCTGATGAGCCAAGCATCACGAGGTATATTAAAATTGCAGCTACGATGCGCGAAAAAACTGTACGTGATGTTGCTCTGAGGTGTAGATGGATGTTG AGAAAGCGAAGGAAACAGGATGACTATAATGTTGTGAAGAAAGTGAACGATAGGAAG GATAAATTTACAGAATCATCATCGAAGGCAAGCACATCTTCAGTTCCACCACTAAATTTGGCTGGATATTCCGGTACGAGAAAACATCAAAGTGGAACTGGTCTCATGTCTCATGAAG CCTCAAACGGTGCAAGAATTCTTTTGGAACAGAACAATGAAGCTCTTGGGCGTATATCAGCCAATCTCTCTACACTCCAG TTGCAGGATAACATTGATCTCTTCTGTCGCACGAGGAACAATATTACTGCTATCTTAAACAA CATGAGCAACATGCCGGGCATAATGAGCCGGATGCCTGCCCTGCCTCTATCCATAAATAACGAACTTGCAAATAGTATCTTGCCCGGTTCAAGTAAG ACACCTATGCTTGGACTGCCAAACGAGATCTGCCTAAAGCAGGAGTCAAGATGA
- the LOC108200220 gene encoding alpha-galactosidase 1 yields MVTRSNLLCILVLMVIVGLESVSASVYNENMESLVKARRSLLNNGLGNTPPMGWNSWNYFYCDVTEKVIRESADALVTTGLDKLGYKYVNIDDCWAEQTRDKKGYLVANRTTFPSGIRALADYVHSKGLKLGIYSDAGEYTCSHRMPGSLGNEEKDAKTFAEWHIDYLKYDNCYNTGLKPMERYPIMTRALMKAGRPIFFSLCEWGDMHPALWGSRVGNSWRTTDDITRNWDSMVSRADQNEVYAEYARPGGWNDPDMLEIGNGGMTYDENVVHFSIWAISKAPLLIGCDVRNMTKETFEIISNKEVIAVNQDRLGIQAKKVRMEGSAEVWAGPLSGYRVAIVLVNRSILPANITAHWDDIGLPPNTEVIARDLWKHRTLKKRLVGSLTEVVYPHACRMYVLKPVF; encoded by the exons ATGGTTACTAGAAGCAACTTGTTGTGTATCTTGGTTTTGATGGTTATAGTTGGTTTGGAGAGTGTTTCTGCATCAGTTTATAATGAGAACATGGAGAGTTTAGTGAAAGCTCGACGTTCTTTGCTTAACAATGGCCTTGGCAATACTCCTCCCATGGG GTGGAATAGTTGGAATTACTTCTACTGCGATGTCACGGAGAAAGTCATTAGGGAATCTG CTGATGCTCTGGTCACGACGGGTCTGGATAAGCTTGGCtataaatatgttaatataG ATGATTGCTGGGCAGAACAAACTCGTGACAAAAAG GGTTATCTAGTGGCTAACAGGACCACGTTTCCTTCTGGAATTCGAGCTCTTGCAGACTATGTTCACAGCAAGGGTCTTAAGTTAGGAATCTACTCAGATGCAGG AGAATACACTTGTAGTCATAGAATGCCTGGTTCACTTGGCAATGAGGAAAAAGATGCCAAAACCTTCGCTGAATGG cATATTGATTATTTGAAGTATGATAACTGTTACAACACCGGGCTTAAACCAATGGAACG GTACCCGATAATGACCAGAGCTCTAATGAAAGCAGGACGTCCCATCTTCTTCTCCTTATGTGAATG GGGAGACATGCATCCAGCTTTATGGGGTAGCAGGGTCGGAAACAGTTGGAGAACGACTGATGACATTACACGCAACTGGGATAG TATGGTGTCCAGAGCAGACCAGAATGAAGTTTATGCAGAATATGCGAGGCCTGGTGGTTGGAATG ATCCGGATATGCTTGAGATTGGAAATGGAGGGATGACATATGATGAAAACGTTGTCCATTTTAGCATATGGGCTATTTCCAAA GCTCCTCTTCTCATTGGCTGTGATGTGAGAAACATGACGAAGGAGACGTTTGAAATAATCAGCAATAAGGAGGTTATAGCTGTTAACCAAG ATCGACTAGGTATTCAAGCTAAAAAAGTTCGGATGGAAGGTAGTGCTGAG GTTTGGGCAGGGCCGCTTTCAGGTTACAGAGTAGCGATAGTCCTTGTCAACCGTAGCATCCTTCCTGCGAACATCACTGCTCACTGGGATGACATTGGTCTTCCACCAAACACTGAAGTAATAGCGAGAGATCTTTGGAAG CATCGGACATTGAAGAAGCGGCTGGTCGGATCCTTGACAGAAGTAGTGTATCCTCATGCATGCAGAATGTATGTCTTGAAGCCTGTTTTTTGA